The Haloarcula laminariae genomic sequence TCTCGCGGACGTTCTGGGGCAGGCCCAGCGCCGACGCCATGCGGTCTATCTCACCCAGCGCCTGCTTGAGGTTGCGCTCCTTGGAGTCGCGGGTGCGGAAGCGCTCGTTCCAGGTGCGAAGCCGTTGCATCTTCTGGCGCTGCTCGCTGGACAGGGAGCGCCCGTACGCGTCCTTGTTCTGCCACCCGATGTTGGTCGAGAGGCCCTTGTCGTGCATCATGTTCGTCGTCGGGGCGCCGACGCGGGACTTGCGGTCTCGCTCGGACGAGTCGAACGCGCGCCACTCGGGGCCGCGGTCGATGCTGTCCTCCTCGATGACGAGCCCACAGTCCGTACAGACCGTCTCGCCGTGTTCGGTGTCCGTCTTGACGGTGCCGCTACACTCCGGGCAGACGTCCTGCCGTTCCGTCGTCTCCTCGCTGACTGTCTCGTTCTGTGTGCGCTCCCTCGTGTTGCTGCGTACTGGTGATTCGCTCATGATGATAGGGGACCGGCGTTGCCTTATTCGTAATGTTCAAACAGTGCTTACCAAGTCTCTCTTACCTATAGTTAGTCCGAAAAGTATATAAAGTTTTCGTAGGTCGTGATACCGAGCCTCACGGCAGAGACCCGGTGTTTCCGGGCTACTCCTGGCTGCGGACCGCGAGCAGCGCTACGGCGAGAACCGCCAGTAGCGCGACGATACCGGTGAATCCGGGGCCCGAGCCGCCGGTCGTCTGGGCCGGCGTGTCCTCGGTCATTCCCGTCATCGTCTCGGTCATCTGGTCGGTGGGCTCGCCGCCGTCCATCGTCTGGACGGTCACCGGCGCCGAAGCCACGACGGCCCCGGGCGAGAAGCTGGTCGCGTACGGCCCGTCCGCGCTCCCGCCGCTCTGCTCGAAGGTGTAGGCCTCGTTTCCGTCGGTGTCGCGGTGGGCCATCGGGACGAGCGTCGTGTTCGCGCTGACGGGCTCGTCAAGCGTGACAGTGACGTTCTCGTGGGTGCCCGGCGAAAGGTACGCCGAGGTGCCGCGGATGCTGTCGAAGGTCGCACCCTCCAGCAGCGTCGCGTCGTGGACCGTCACGAAGCCGCCGTCCTGCAGCGTGACCGACTCGACGGTCACGGACTCGCCGTCGGTGGACTGGGCCGCGAAGTCGATGCTGGCCTCGATAGTGACGTTCGCCGAGTCGACGACCGCGCCTCCGTCGGCCGTGTACGGACCGTCGTCCGCGCCGTCACTGGTCACGAAGTCGTACGTCTCGTCGCCGTCCGTGTCGAAGTGAGGCATCGCGGTGAGCGCCTGGCTGCTGGTGAGTCGCTCGTCGAGCGCCACCGTGACGTCCTCGTGGACGCCCGCCCCGAGGTAGTCGGAGGAGCCGACCACGGCGCCGGTCGGCCCGTGGATGGCGACGAAGCCGCCCTCGCTCATGTCGACGCTGTCGACCGTGACGGCGTTCCCACCGCTGAGCTGGGAGTCCATCGAGACGGTCGCCGAGACGGTGACATCCGCAGCGTCCGTCACGGCCCCGTCCGCATCCGCGTAGGGACCGTCGTTGCTGCCGTCGCTCTGGACGAAGCTGTAGTTCGCGTCGCCGTCACTGTCCATGTGGGACATCGCGACGAGCGTCGTGTCGTTGGAGACAGCGTTGTCGAGCGTGACCGTCACGTCGGTGTGGTAGCCCGCGTCGAGGTACATCGAGGTGCCGCGGACGCTGTCGAAGGTCTGGCCCTCGGTGACCGTGCTGTCGTGGATGGTGACGAAGCCGCTCTCGGGGACGAAGACGGAGTCGACCGTCACCGCGTTGCCGCCGGTGACCTGGTCGCTCATACTGACCATCGCCGTATCGGAGAGCGTCACGGCGGCCGTGTCGACGACGGCGCCGTCGGCGTTCGCGTAGGGACCGTCGTTGCTGCCGTCGCTCTGTTCGAAGGTGTAGGTCTCGTCGCTGTCGGTGTCACGGTGGGCCATCGGGACGAGCGTGGTGTTCTCGGTGACGGGGTCGTCGAGTACGACGCGGACGTCCTCGTGGACGCCTGCGCCGAGATACTGTGAGGTGCCGCGGATGCTCTCGAACGTCTGGCCCTCGGTGACGGTGGCGTCGTGGACCGTGACGAAACCGCCCTCGCTCAGGACGACGCGGTCGACGACGACGCTGTCGCCGGCGGTCGGCTGGTCGGACATCGAGACGGACGCCGAGGGGGTGACCGTGGCGCTGTCGACGACGAGGTCCCCGTCAGCGGTGTAGGGACCGTCCGTCGAGGCGTTCGAGGCGACGAACTCGTAGGTCCGGTCGCCGTCGGTCTCCCGGTGTGCCATCGCCGTGTAGCTCCCCTCGCTGACGGGGTCAGTGAGCGTCACGGTGACGTTGTCGTGCGTGCCCGGGCCGAGGTACTGTGAGGTGCCCGCCACGCTGCCGAGCGTGTCGCCGTCGGCCAGCGAGGGGCCGTGGATGGTGACGTAGCCGCCGTCGGGGAGCGTCACGGAGTCGACCGTGACCGTCTCGCCGCCGGTCGTCTGGTTCTCGAACGTGACAGTCGCCGCGTCGCCCTGCTGTGCCAGTTCGGCGTCGGTTCCGGTCTCGGCCGCGGTCACGCCGGCGAGGCCGGAGGTGACGACGGTGAGCGCGATCAGTGCTGTGAGGATGCGTTTCCGCATACGCTCCCTTCCGATGGGTATTAAAAATGGATTTGCCGAACTACGGCCGGACTGTCACCCAATTTGCGCCATACTTCGGCTACGTCCGGTGGTTTCTGTCCGGATAGCCGTCACGACGCGGCAGACGCAACACCGGATAAAACAGCGGTGGGACCGGGTGCCTGCTGTCCGTCGTGGAGCGGTCGCTCCGTGCGTGCGGAGGATAGTCTCAAGAGTTCACGGTGGTACAATCGACCGAGCGGGAACTGACCCAATCCGTCTCAGTCCCACGTGACCCACGTCAGGACGGCGATAGCCACCGTCTCGAAGACGTGGAGCGCCAGCATCGCCTGCCAGGCGGGGTCGGGCACAGCGGTGCTGAACCATACTCGCAGTAGCGGGTTCAGGGAGTAGAAGTACAGAGCGAAGACGTTCTCGCCCAGCAACAGCAGGGCAAACAGCAACAGGCCGAGCGTGTGCTTCGACCGGATGCTGTAGTAGTTGCGCCCCCACACGTAGATGAGCGCCGCTAAGAGGAGGACGTTGAGTCCCACCGCGGCCCGTGCGAGGTCAATCCAGCCGACCATTACGTGACCCTTTCCCGCTTTCCGGGATATACTCTTTCCCAATTTCAGCCATACTCACGCTTCGCTCTCCATTATCTGCTCTACCGTGTCCCAGTAGTTGCGGACGCGGTCGGTCGGGAGGTACACCGCACCGTAGTCGTCGCCGCTGTCGGTGAGGATGTCGTTCTCCGCCAGTACGTCAAGGTGATGCCGCACCGTCTTGTAGTCGAGGTCCAGTTGCTCGGCCAGTTTGTTGGCGTTTCGCGGCCGTTCGTCGACCGCCCGCAGAATCCGAATGCGGTTCGCTCCGCCCCGCGTACTCGTCAGCACGTACCACAGGACGGCCTCCATCGATGGGAGCAACTCGGGGTGGCTACGTAAGCCCACCGCCTCGGGGCGTGGGCACCTTACCGGCCCAGTAGTTACTGCGTAAACAGATGTCCGTCCGTCGGCACGTCGAAGAGACCGATGCGGGCGCCCGCGTCCAGCCACGCGTGCCCGTAGGAGAACGACGCCAGGGCGTTGACCGGGTCGTCCTCCTCGCGGAAGTGGCGCCCGTCCTCCAGATACGAGGCCGCCATCTCCGCACACTCCAGGGCGGCGTCGTGCATCGGCGTCCCCTCCGGCGGTGCGATTTCGGCGGCGTCGACGGCCTCGGCGAGCAGTCCCTCGTAGCGGTCGGTCTTCTCCGCGAGGTCGGCAGGCATACACGAAGCAGTCCCGGCGGCGGCCTAATTCTACCGACTCGGCGCGTCGGTCGCGGCCGCGTGCGCCCGAGCGGACAGCGCAACGTACAAACCGAATCACACCCAACCCGGAACCATGACCGACGACGCTATCGAACACCGCCGACTCATCGTCGCGGGGACCGGCATCGCCGGGCTCACAGCGGCCATCTACGCGGCACGCTCCAACAACGACCCGCTCGTTCTGGAAGGGGACGAGCCCGGCGGTCAGCTCACGCTGACCAGCGAGGTCGAGAACTACCCCGGCTTCCCGGAGGGGCTGTCGGGTCCGGACCTCATCAACAAGATGAAAGAGCAGGCCGAGCAGTTCGGGTCCGAGCTCGAACACGGCATCGTCACGGACATCGAGGGCGACGAGCGCCCGTTCCGCGTCGAGCTCCGGGACGGGACCGTCTACACCTGCGACGCCTTCATCGCGGCGTCCGGGGCCAGCGCCCGCACCCTCGGGGTCCCGGGCGAGGACGAGCTGATGGGCTACGGCGTCTCGACGTGTGCCACCTGCGACGGCGCCTTCTTCCGCGGCGAGGACATGCTCGTCGTCGGCGGCGGCGACGCGGCCATGGAGGAAGCGCACTTCCTCACGAAGTTCGCCGACACCGTCTACATCGCCCACCGCCGCGAGGAGTTCCGTGCCGAGGACTACTGGATAGACAAAGTGGGGAAGAAAGTCGAGTCGGGCGACATCGAGATACTGCGAAACACCGAGCTGCTGGAGATGCACGGCTCCCCAGAGGAGGGCGTCGACCACGTGACGCTGGCGCAGAACGACGAGGGCTACCCCTCCGAGAAGCTCGACGACCCGGCGACCGAGACCTTCGACTTCGACGTGGGCGCCGTCTTCATCGCCATCGGCCACACGCCGAACACCGACTACCTCGAAGACACCGACGTCGAACTGGACGAGACCGGCTACATCGTCGCGAAGGGCGGCAAGGGCGGCGACCAGACCGCCACCGACGTCGAGGGCATCTTCGCGGCCGGCGACGTGGTCGACTACCACTACCAGCAGGCCGTGACGGCGGCGGGAATGGGCTGTAAGGCCGCCATCGACGCCGACGAGTACCTCGAAGACCGGCCCGAGGCCGAAGCCGAGTCCGAGGCCGCTGCGGAAGCCGACGACTGAGTCCGTCGGCTCCCGCTCGGCGTGTTTAGACGTCGAACACGTACGCTAGCCCGGCGTGCCTGACGGGGTCGTTGCGTTGACGTCGTCGGCGGATAGCTTGAATTGTAGACTGGTACTGGAATCGTCTCCAGTCTGGAACCAGCCGGTCAGCCAGAGTGTACGTTTTACAGCCCCTTCTCCATGATTGGGGCATCATAGGGCCGGTCACTGAGTCGTTCGATTCCGACCCGCTCATATCCGGCCCGGCGATACCAGTCTTCGAGAAACGGATGACCGGAGAGTGTCCGGAGCCGAACTGACTCCCGGCCTTCTGCTCTCAGGGACTCCTCTGCGGATTCGAGAAGGAGTGTCCCTACTCCCTGCGTCTGGTGGTCCGGCGAGACAGCAAGCCGCCCGATTTCCGGCATGTTCCACTCCGGGCGCGGAATAATCTGGACAACGCCGACGATCTCTTCTGCGTCGATAGCAACTAGCACCCTCCGATTGTGGATCCACTCAGCAACATCATCTGCACCACACTCAAGAACGCTTGACGGGAACCCTATCCGCTTGTTCCCCTCGTATGCACGGTGGTACAGCTCAACTAGCGCCGGTACGTCCGCAGTCCTCGCGTTCTGTACTTCAGGCGCCACACTCCGTATTCTCCAGCTCCCTGAATGAATATTTCGTTGTCCGATATTTCACCTGTACTGACTGATTCAAGGCTTGTATGAGAAGTCGTAACTACTGAAGTCGCTTTGTTGTAGTGTTTGCTGAGAGAATCTGTTGCTCAATAGACCTGCTTACCGAACACTATCCAGACAACGAGACAGCGATTTACGGATTCCAGTTGACTCTTTTTTCCGTCACACCGATGACTTCATCCCAGGTGACTGTGAGGTCCTGTCTTTCCGCACTGCGGTTAACATCGAAGAACTGGTACCCTTGGAGGGTCTCCCCCGGTGCCAGTTCCCGGTTGAACCCGAGTTTATCGTAGTTCGCTGCGGTGTCTCCCTTCAGAGAGTAGTCATAGCTTTCCTCCCCCGTTCTGACATGCAGATTCCTGGCGCTGGACGGATTAACTGTATCGTCTCCGGTGTTTTCTCCGCTGTATTTCACGATGACGAATTTGCCGTTGTCGGGCCGTACATCGTTCCCCTCCTCGTCCTCGTAGCTGTCCTGCACTACTATCTCGTCTATACTCATCTTGACGCCTTTCACGTTTGTGTAGTCCTCCCCGAGGGAAAGGTCCCGCGCCACGACCGAGGTGTCTGCCTCGACATCGTAGTCTTCGATGCTCAACCTGAAACTGCCGAGGTTGTCCCCCGCAATCTCCTGTGAAAACGTCTCCGTCTCCCCCGGCTCAATCACACCGCCGATATCGAAGCCGGCATCCGCATACTTGCTGTAATCCAACGCCTCACTGGTGATTTGACCACGCTTCGTGAAGTTACCTTCAGCGTTCCCGGAGTTTCTCACTTGTAACTTCAGCGAAGCGGTTTCACCCAGCTCCATCTCGTCGGTTATCTGTAATGAAACGACCTCAAAATTCGGTTCCGAGTTCGCCGCATCTTCACCATTGGAACCGTCCTGCGGAGTATCAGTATCCCCATCAGTTACGTCATCCGTGGTGCTCTCATCAGCGGGAGTCCTTTCCTCAGAAGAGTTGTCACTGGTACATCCCGCGATAGCAGCCAGTCCTGCTGTACCGACTGCAAGGATATACTCTCTGCGCGATTCGCGTAAATTGCTTGATTGCCGGTCCATGGGCAAAGACCGCCCCTCCTGACAGATAATAGTTGATAACTGAATGTCAACGACACTGTCCAACGCCTGACGGAATCCTGCATAGTTCGCGGGTGTCAGACGGTCACTATGCTCACTGTACTGACCGTAACCGGGTCAGAATCTAGCATCTGCTAACGACTTCAACAGAGCCACTAAAGGGGAAACCGGTCCGATAGAAAAACGACCGCCTGCCCGTCAGTCCGACCCGCTGTGGGGCACCCAGCCACACTGCTCGCAGACCTCGACGCCGCCGTCTACCCGGAGCGGTTCACTACACTGCGGACAGACGGTGACGGCCTCAGTCATCGTCCTCGGTGATGATGTCGGCCGAGAGGCCCTGTGCCATCCGGATGTCCTTGGAGTTGTTCAGCGTCCAGGCGGTACGGTCGGTGACGGCCTCGATTATCTCGCGGGCCGAGGGGTAGCCGTTACCGGACTTCTTGACTCCGCCGAAGGGGAGCTGGACCTCGGCTCCGATACACGGGAGGTTCCCGTAGGCGAGCCCGAGTTCGGCGTGGTCGCGGTAGTAGTTTATCTGGCGGTAGTCCTCCGAGACGATGGCGCCGGCCAGCCCGTAGTCGGTGTCGTTCTGTATCTCGACGGCCCGCTTGATGTCGCCGTCGTAGGGAAGCAGGGCGACGTGGGGACCGAACACCTCCTCCTGCGTACAGCGCAGGTCGGCGTCGGGGTCGGCCTCGTAGACGAACGGGCCGACCCAGTGGCCGTCCCCGTGGCCGTCGGGAATCTCGTCGGCGTCCAGCTCGGTCCGGTCGACCAGCACCTCGACGCCCTCCTCGCGGGCGAGGTCGCGGTACTCGGTCACCTTCTCCAAGTGCTCGGCCTCGATGAGCGGGCCCATGAACGTGTCCTCCTGCAGCGGGTCGCCGACGGCGACCTTGCTGGCGGCGTCGACGAACCGCTCCTTGAACTCGTCGTAGACGTCCGTGTGGACGATGAGCCGCTCCGAGGAGACACACCGCTGGCCGGTGGTCTTGAACGAGGACATCACGGCCGAGTGGACGGCGATGTCCAGGTCGGCTTCCTCGGTGATGACGACGGCGTTCTTCCCGCCCATCTCGCAGGCCGCGCGTTTCCCGGACTCGGAACCGACCGTGTCGGCTATCTGGTGGCCGACCTCGGCCGAGCCGGTAAAGAGGACCGTCGGGACGCGGTCGTCGTCGACGATAGCGGCACCCGCGTCCCCGAAGCCCTGGATCATGTTGAACACGCCGTCGGGGAGACCGGCGTCTTCGAACATCTCCGCGACGATCTGGGCACACCACGGGGTCTGTTCGGCGGGCTTCCAGACGACGGTGTTGCCCTCGACTAGGGCGACGGCCATGTGCCAGTACGGGATGGCGATGGGGAAGTTCCACGGCGTGATACAGCCGGTGACGCCCCTGGGTTTGCGCCGCATGTAGGCGTCCTTTTCGGCGATTTCCGAGGGGATGATGTCGCCGCTCGGGTGGCGCGCGTCGCCGGCGGCCCACTCGACCATGTGGGCGGCCTCGACCACGTCGGCCCGCCCCTCGCTTATCTCCTTCCCGCACTCCTTCGTGACAATCTCCCCGAGTTCGTCGGTGCGGTCCCGAAGCTCGTGGTAGACGTCCCAGAGGTACTCCGCGCGGTCGATACGGGAGAGTTCGCGCCACTCCTCGTAGGCCTCGTCGGCGGCCGCGACGGCCTCGTCTACGTCCGCCGGCGTGCCGCGCTGGAACTCGGCCAGCGGTTCGCCCGTCGCCGGGTTCTCGCTCTCGAACGTCTCGGTACCGTGACCAGTGACCCACTCGCCGTCGATGTAGTGCTGGTATGTCTCTGCCATTACCCCACATACGAACAGCCCAGCCCAAAACCCCCGTCCGACCATGGGCGGTGGTCGTAATCACCCGTTTTGGGCAGTGAGGCGCACGTCTGTGGGCCCACCCGACCATGGGCGGCAGAACTTTGGTAAAGCAACACATGGATACGGGTACAACGTGTACTGTACTCATGGCGGCCATTGACCAGACCGAGACGACGTGGCTCACCCTCGACCTCTGGCACCCGAACTGCTGGGCGATAAAGGCGACCGGAAAGGCAACCGGCGGCGTTCTGGCCCACTCTATCTACACCTCCCCGAAGACGGACGGGAACCACACCGGGAAGGTCAAGGGGCTGTTCACCGCGTTCGCGGACGACGAGGCCGAAGTGACGGCGCTGCTCGACGAGATACGCGACTCCGAACTCACCGGCGAGCTCTCCGAACTCCGGGAACGATTCGGGCGCGAGCGCGACGCCCCCGGGAACGTGGTCCGGGAGTTCTTCGTCGAGTACGACCCCGACGACATGGTGTGTCCGACGCTGCTGGAACACGGGTTCGTCCACAACGCCCCCGTCCGTATCGAGAACGGGCGCGAGGAGTGGCAGGTCTGTTTCGTCAACGAGCGCTCCGAGATAGACGACGCGCTGGACCGGGTCCGCGAGGAGGCCGGCGCGGAGGTCAGAATCGACTCCATCACGACGAGCGAGGCCGCCACGACGACCACCCGGAACCAGCGCCTCGACAAGCTCACCGCCAAACAGCGGGACGTGTTCGAACACGCGCGCCAGGCGGGCTACTACGAGTGGCCCCGGCAGTGTGACACCCGGGAGCTAGCGGCCGACCTCGACGTCTCCAAGACCACCCTGCTAGAGCATCTCAGAAAAGCCGAAGCGAAACTGCTCGACCCCTGACTCGGACGCGGTGAGAACCGGGAGAAGGGACTCGGTCTCAGGGACTGACGACGGCCCGGAGCGCGAACAGGGCATTTGCCTTGCGTTCGCGGATACGGCGGTAGAAGTAGGAGAACCACTTGGTGCCGTAGGGGATGTACTGGTACACCTCGTACTCCTCGGCCAGCTCGAACTGCGCGCTCTCGCGGACGCCCGTGAGCATCTGTACCTCGAAGGGGGTCCCGTGTTCCTCGTGGAGTTCCTTCGCGAGGTCGACCATCGCCGGGTCGTGGCTCCCGACGGCGATGCCGTCGTCGAAGTGCTCGAACATGTAGGTCAGGTACTCGCGGTACATCTCGTCGACCTTCGACTTCTCCTTGTAGGCTATCTCGGCCGGCGGGTCGTAGGCCCCCTTGACCAGCCGGACCTTCCCCGGGCAGTCGGCCAGCCGTTCGAGAATATCACCGGTCCGCTTGAGGTTCGCCTGGACGCAGACACCCACGTCACCGTCTGTCTCGCGCGCGTGGCGCTCGAAGGCGTCGAGCGTCACGTCGACCGTGTCGTGGTCCTCCATATCGACCCAGACGAAACAGTCGACGCCCTCGACGATGCGTGCGAGGTTCTCCTCGAACGCCTGGTCGCCTACCTCCAGACCTATCTGGCTCGGCTTGACGGAGATACAGCCGTCGAGACCGCGGCGTTCGAGCCCCTCGGCGAGTTCGATGTACGCGTCGGCGTCCGCGTCCGCGTCCGCGCGGTCCTCGTAGTGTTCGCCCAGTAGGTTGAGGATGCCTTTCACGCCCCGTTCGTTCAGCTCCGCCACGTGGTCCAGCGCCTCCGTCGCGGTCTCGCCGGCCACGAAGTTGTTCGCAATGGGGGGTATCATACACGAAGTGATGCGGCAGACGGCCCTATATCCGGACCCTACCAAATAATTCTGACACGAAGGTTGTGAAATATACCCTGAGGAATCGGAGAGACCGGTAAAACTAATGTCGCCCGACCATGGTAGGGACACCATTGAGGCACATCTGTGAAAACTATTGAATCACCCATGCGAAAAAGTACCACAACGTCGCTCGACCGGCGAACGATGCTGAAACTGACTGGCGGTGCCGGAGTCGTCGGTCTGGCCGGCTGTAGCTCGTTCGGGAACGGGAACGAGGCGTACAACATCGGGATGGTCGACGCCCAGACGGGCTCGCTGTCGGCCTTCGGCGAGCGGAACCAGCGCGGGAAGGACCTCGCCCTGTCGGCCGTCAACGACGTCGGCATCAACGGCAGCGACTTGCAGATAACCGTCGAGGACTCGGGGAGCGAGAACCAGGGCGGGATTTCGGCCGCCCAGAAGCTCGTCAACCAGGACGGCGTCCCATTCCTCATCGGCGCCGTCGGCTCCGGCGTCTCGCTCGCCATCTACGAGAGCGTCATCGAGGGGACGGACGTCGTCCAGCTCTCACAGAACTCGACCGGGCTCGGGCTGACCGAGTTCCCTGGGCTGTTGCGGATGTCGCCGTCGGGCCGGACGCAGGCCGTCGCGCTCGCGGACCTCATCGCCGAGGACGGCTACGACGAGGTGGCGCTGACCTACGTGAACAACGACTACGGCCAGAGCCTGGCCGACGCGTTCGTCGACTCCTGGGAAGGGTCGGTCGCCTACAACAACTCCCACGACCAGGAACAGCAGTCCTACGCCTCCGTCATCTCCGAGATGAACGACTCCGGCGCTGACGCCTGGCTGTTCATCACCTACCAGTCGGAGTTCAGTTCGATGGTCAACGAGATCTACTCCAACGGCTACGAGGCGATGCTCTATGGCGCCGACTCCGTCTCGGGCGACAACGTCATCGAGAATACCCCCGAGGGCAGCATGGAGGGAATGAAGATTCTCGTCCCGTCCGCGCCCGTAGAGGAGCAGAACTACCAGGACTTCGCCTCGGCCTTCGAGGACGAGTACGACCAGTCCCCCACCTCGTGGGCGGCCTACGCCTACGACTGTGTAATCACCGCGGCCCTCTCGATTCAGGCCGCCGACGAGTTCACCGGCGCGGCGCTCGGCGAGGTCGTCCGGGACGTGACCCGCCCCGAGGGCGAGCAGGTCACCTCCTTCGAGGCCGCGAGCGAGATTCTCTCGGACGGCGGCGGTCCGAGCGACGTGGACTACCAGGGCGTCAGCGGCCCCATCGACTTCGACGAAAACGGTGATCCGGTCGGCTTCCTGCAAGTCCTGGAGGTTCAGGACCACAGCTACGAGGGCATCGACTTCATCAGCTCATAGGCCGAGAATGGTACTCGACCAACTCGCCAGCGGGCTGGTGTACAGCAGCATCATCGTGCTCGGCAGCATCGGCCTGTCGCTGGTGTACAGCATCGCGGGCTTCGCGAACTTCGCCCACGGCGACACCATGACCATCGGCGCCTACACGGCGCTCGTCACTTTCGGTGCGGTCGGTGGAATCGGCGGGTCCGTCCTCGGGCTACCGGCCGGCTTTTTCGTGGCGCTGGTCGCCGGCATAGCGATGGCCGCACTCGTCGCAGTCGTCACCGAGAAACTCGTCTACAGCGGGATGGACCTGGACTCCATCGGGCTGCTCATCGCCTCCATCGGGCTCGCGTTCATCTACCGCGCGCTCATCCAGCTGGGCTTTAGCGCCCAGTCGACCAGGTACGGCATCCAGTCGCTCCGGCCGATAGAAGCGCTGGTGCCCTACGGGGTCCGCATCACGGAGCACGACGTGGCCATCTTCGTCTCCGCGTCGCTGTTGGTCGTCGGCCTACACGTCCTCTTGCAGTACAGCGACCTCGGCCGGAAGATGCGCGCGATGGCCGACAACCCGGACCTCGCGCGCGTCAGCGGCATCCGGACCGAGCGGGTCAAGCTGTGGACCTGGATCATCGGCGCCGGCCTCGCCGGAGCCGGCGGCGTGTTCCTGGGACTGTACAGCCAGCTCACCCCCCGGATGGGCTTCAATCTCCTCTTGCTCATCTTCGCCGCCGTCATCCTCGGCGGCATCGGCTCCGTCTACGGCGCCATGCTCGGGGGCTTTCTCATCGGGATGATAAACCAGTTGACGCCGC encodes the following:
- a CDS encoding DUF7282 domain-containing protein, with the protein product MRKRILTALIALTVVTSGLAGVTAAETGTDAELAQQGDAATVTFENQTTGGETVTVDSVTLPDGGYVTIHGPSLADGDTLGSVAGTSQYLGPGTHDNVTVTLTDPVSEGSYTAMAHRETDGDRTYEFVASNASTDGPYTADGDLVVDSATVTPSASVSMSDQPTAGDSVVVDRVVLSEGGFVTVHDATVTEGQTFESIRGTSQYLGAGVHEDVRVVLDDPVTENTTLVPMAHRDTDSDETYTFEQSDGSNDGPYANADGAVVDTAAVTLSDTAMVSMSDQVTGGNAVTVDSVFVPESGFVTIHDSTVTEGQTFDSVRGTSMYLDAGYHTDVTVTLDNAVSNDTTLVAMSHMDSDGDANYSFVQSDGSNDGPYADADGAVTDAADVTVSATVSMDSQLSGGNAVTVDSVDMSEGGFVAIHGPTGAVVGSSDYLGAGVHEDVTVALDERLTSSQALTAMPHFDTDGDETYDFVTSDGADDGPYTADGGAVVDSANVTIEASIDFAAQSTDGESVTVESVTLQDGGFVTVHDATLLEGATFDSIRGTSAYLSPGTHENVTVTLDEPVSANTTLVPMAHRDTDGNEAYTFEQSGGSADGPYATSFSPGAVVASAPVTVQTMDGGEPTDQMTETMTGMTEDTPAQTTGGSGPGFTGIVALLAVLAVALLAVRSQE
- a CDS encoding ArsR/SmtB family transcription factor, which encodes MEAVLWYVLTSTRGGANRIRILRAVDERPRNANKLAEQLDLDYKTVRHHLDVLAENDILTDSGDDYGAVYLPTDRVRNYWDTVEQIMESEA
- a CDS encoding DUF357 domain-containing protein; its protein translation is MPADLAEKTDRYEGLLAEAVDAAEIAPPEGTPMHDAALECAEMAASYLEDGRHFREEDDPVNALASFSYGHAWLDAGARIGLFDVPTDGHLFTQ
- a CDS encoding NAD(P)/FAD-dependent oxidoreductase, translating into MTDDAIEHRRLIVAGTGIAGLTAAIYAARSNNDPLVLEGDEPGGQLTLTSEVENYPGFPEGLSGPDLINKMKEQAEQFGSELEHGIVTDIEGDERPFRVELRDGTVYTCDAFIAASGASARTLGVPGEDELMGYGVSTCATCDGAFFRGEDMLVVGGGDAAMEEAHFLTKFADTVYIAHRREEFRAEDYWIDKVGKKVESGDIEILRNTELLEMHGSPEEGVDHVTLAQNDEGYPSEKLDDPATETFDFDVGAVFIAIGHTPNTDYLEDTDVELDETGYIVAKGGKGGDQTATDVEGIFAAGDVVDYHYQQAVTAAGMGCKAAIDADEYLEDRPEAEAESEAAAEADD
- a CDS encoding GNAT family N-acetyltransferase: MAPEVQNARTADVPALVELYHRAYEGNKRIGFPSSVLECGADDVAEWIHNRRVLVAIDAEEIVGVVQIIPRPEWNMPEIGRLAVSPDHQTQGVGTLLLESAEESLRAEGRESVRLRTLSGHPFLEDWYRRAGYERVGIERLSDRPYDAPIMEKGL
- a CDS encoding DUF4352 domain-containing protein; protein product: MDRQSSNLRESRREYILAVGTAGLAAIAGCTSDNSSEERTPADESTTDDVTDGDTDTPQDGSNGEDAANSEPNFEVVSLQITDEMELGETASLKLQVRNSGNAEGNFTKRGQITSEALDYSKYADAGFDIGGVIEPGETETFSQEIAGDNLGSFRLSIEDYDVEADTSVVARDLSLGEDYTNVKGVKMSIDEIVVQDSYEDEEGNDVRPDNGKFVIVKYSGENTGDDTVNPSSARNLHVRTGEESYDYSLKGDTAANYDKLGFNRELAPGETLQGYQFFDVNRSAERQDLTVTWDEVIGVTEKRVNWNP
- a CDS encoding aldehyde dehydrogenase family protein, which codes for MAETYQHYIDGEWVTGHGTETFESENPATGEPLAEFQRGTPADVDEAVAAADEAYEEWRELSRIDRAEYLWDVYHELRDRTDELGEIVTKECGKEISEGRADVVEAAHMVEWAAGDARHPSGDIIPSEIAEKDAYMRRKPRGVTGCITPWNFPIAIPYWHMAVALVEGNTVVWKPAEQTPWCAQIVAEMFEDAGLPDGVFNMIQGFGDAGAAIVDDDRVPTVLFTGSAEVGHQIADTVGSESGKRAACEMGGKNAVVITEEADLDIAVHSAVMSSFKTTGQRCVSSERLIVHTDVYDEFKERFVDAASKVAVGDPLQEDTFMGPLIEAEHLEKVTEYRDLAREEGVEVLVDRTELDADEIPDGHGDGHWVGPFVYEADPDADLRCTQEEVFGPHVALLPYDGDIKRAVEIQNDTDYGLAGAIVSEDYRQINYYRDHAELGLAYGNLPCIGAEVQLPFGGVKKSGNGYPSAREIIEAVTDRTAWTLNNSKDIRMAQGLSADIITEDDD
- a CDS encoding helix-turn-helix domain-containing protein, whose protein sequence is MAAIDQTETTWLTLDLWHPNCWAIKATGKATGGVLAHSIYTSPKTDGNHTGKVKGLFTAFADDEAEVTALLDEIRDSELTGELSELRERFGRERDAPGNVVREFFVEYDPDDMVCPTLLEHGFVHNAPVRIENGREEWQVCFVNERSEIDDALDRVREEAGAEVRIDSITTSEAATTTTRNQRLDKLTAKQRDVFEHARQAGYYEWPRQCDTRELAADLDVSKTTLLEHLRKAEAKLLDP
- a CDS encoding proline dehydrogenase family protein, which encodes MIPPIANNFVAGETATEALDHVAELNERGVKGILNLLGEHYEDRADADADADAYIELAEGLERRGLDGCISVKPSQIGLEVGDQAFEENLARIVEGVDCFVWVDMEDHDTVDVTLDAFERHARETDGDVGVCVQANLKRTGDILERLADCPGKVRLVKGAYDPPAEIAYKEKSKVDEMYREYLTYMFEHFDDGIAVGSHDPAMVDLAKELHEEHGTPFEVQMLTGVRESAQFELAEEYEVYQYIPYGTKWFSYFYRRIRERKANALFALRAVVSP